The Hylaeus volcanicus isolate JK05 unplaced genomic scaffold, UHH_iyHylVolc1.0_haploid 12197, whole genome shotgun sequence genome has a window encoding:
- the LOC128882876 gene encoding calcium-dependent protein kinase 1-like produces the protein MGCGQSSSPLNDSRLHTEGLTIRNVFFGEKKKNSTSIIKKNSNATKYQRSFSENTFLTNNLKIFPNAINVPIYAGLFIKPKQAVFSEKYSIIKELGSGAYGVVLHCQEKETLREAAVKKINVLHLKEEAQERVFNEFMVGKYLDHPNIIRLYDVFMEESTLYILTELYTGGELFDEIVCRQKFSEFDAARLMRCIFSGVSYLHKYHILHRDLKPENLIFENKSAEANIKIVDFGLAAFYDPMKKMNERLGTAHYVAPEVLKKKYDEKCDIWSLGVILYILLCGYPPFRGATNEAVLKNVKKGKVSFPSADWNFISSSAKNLINKMLTLDPAKRISAQECVNHPWIQTLKQQPTLVQTSSLASALGNLRKFHSSKQLAQLACLYITSQLLSVKDVKIISQIFYFLDVNGDGQLDKKELLKGYSNLVKTKDLSQPFLTEQCIFDQIDQILLAIDLDKNGIIDYSEFIAAAVDKTTLLSNEKLLKAFQVFDTDNSGTITLLELKQILTNVTDEYGKEIIQDVDCNSDGLVDFDEFTKMMHKLC, from the exons ATGGGTTGCGGACAAAGCTCAAGTCCACTAAATGATTCACGTTTACAT ACAGAAGGTTTAACAATTCGCAATGTGTTTTttggtgaaaaaaaaaaaaattctacttcgATTATTAA aaaaaatagcAACGCAACAAAATATCAACGTTCGTTTTctgaaaatacttttttgactaataatttaaaaatatttcccaacGCAATAAATG TGCCAATTTATGCTGGATTGTTTATTAAGCCAAAACAAGCCGTGTTTAGCGAAAAGTATTCGATTATTAAAGAATTAGGAAGTGGAGCTTATGGTGTGGTTCTTCATTgccaagaaaaagaaactcttCGAGAAGCggctgttaaaaaaattaatgttttacatttaaaGGAGGAAGCACAAGAACGAGTTTTCAACGAATTTATGGTTGGGAAATATTTAGATCATCCTAATATTATCCGATTATATGATGTTTTTATGGAAGAATCAACATTATATATTCTTACCGAACTTTATACTGGTGGAGAACTTTTTGATGAAATTGTCTGCCGTCAAAAATTCAGTGAATTCGATGCAGCTCGGCTAATGAGATGTATTTTTTCTGGTGTatcttatttacataaatatcatATTCTTCATCGAGATTTAAAAccagaaaatttaatttttgaaaataaaagtgccGAAGCTAACAtcaaaattgttgattttGGTTTAGCAGCTTTTTATGatccaatgaaaaaaatgaatgaacgCTTAGGAAC AGCTCATTATGTTGCACCCGAAGTGCTAAAGAAGAAATATGACGAAAAATGTGATATATGGTCATTAGGAGTCATTCTGTATATACTTCTATGTg GATATCCTCCATTCCGTGGTGCAACGAACGAAGCTgttctaaaaaatgttaaaaaaggaaag GTTTCATTTCCATCTGCtgattggaattttattagttCCAGTGCTAAAAACCTcataaacaaaatgttaacaCTTGATCCAGCGAAAAGAATATCGGCACAAGAATGTGTAAACCATCCTTGGATACAAACCTTGAAACAACAACCGACATTAGTTCAAACATCTTCACTAGCTTCAGCGTTGGGCAACCtgcgaaaatttcattcatccAAACAATTAGCACAGCTTGCTTGTCTTTATATAACATCTCAA TTACTAAGCGTTAAAGATGTCAAAATTATTTcccaaatattttattttttggatGTGAATGGCGATGGtcaacttgataaaaaagaacttttaaaAGGATACTCTAATTTGGTTAAG ACGAAAGATTTATCACAACCTTTTTTAACGGAACAATGTATTTTTGATCAAATTGACCAAATATTACTAGCTATTGATCTCGACAAAAATGGCATTATTGACTATTCTG AATTCATAGCAGCAGCTGTTGATAAAACGACACTCTTATCAAATGAGAAATTGCTTAAGGCGTTTCAAGTTTTTGATACAGACAACTCTGGGACTATCACACTCTTGGAGCTTAAGCAG ATTCTTACAAACGTAACTGATGAGTATGGGAAAGAAATCATTCAAGATGTTGACTGTAACTCTGACGGTTTG GTCGACTTTGATGAATTTACTAAAATGATGCACAAATTGTGTTAG
- the LOC128882954 gene encoding uncharacterized protein LOC128882954 isoform X2, whose protein sequence is MDNLGQYFKDGIKKVSEAAMDAVVTSIVANQEQHIHHLQDIQQWGIIKLIQRWTTSKYLHQRPSVIPFQGFSLINLVYKKQLNDSPPDHIDKNGDASAKRSLYDQIFSTLFAKQLTLQAPLFSRSIGIITLNVKDCYFLLLHNPLNARLNVMKTFQWRILATYGDQQKETISARMVQKSHQEIISSLMVPSNSESLNFALHEQTYNTICWNHVIEFHNIKDLWSDICLSLMWRQTVENDKEDSRNNSFTSEEGFSSDACDPNFKSSKKIKEASGATYSSENSQTTSQLKKDTLTKDSLTLLEDTNPSKKRKAGTEWTLYGRVIIPLSSLLCDDHSFSSANTNVDINEHQECMNQSKLKKDDNNVSPYNEDLFKVELKDRHTVSSHSNGLCGWCCSSNLLLNLYPHTKKELKYYRPMPGYTALGMQNPQFTLGILSLNIQFQSNMSKRKALLLSMLNAPNSRWINSYSFEPQYLEAYGQRAKHCIRSFPRWVSKFLHLFSIGEKPKRNFFDTCLVAFFWIQILGGVLCLPFCFIPLCFLGILLCVSLSYRFGNHSTVPCSFSLIYKDNCLHKCDNFRKCPSTIQNMRHCCHENNCDSLLDRKKRSDNLEKKDRLKTYETKKEMLDGIVLCKSHDDFLNAEEIILNKCNESHNGLTERDHTQSHFEEHFHSHNAGMSENSTINDSCIKPNGERIDVDLADRTHSIKGNNSFQFHQENATSAKSSTEESCEQVHKKYDSRFPKNISVMESPIGTFVSSVCDSTSYCPRYPIFSDDVENQNVHHLLDEGLDLLDAVQRVAGVGSSIIEKLKFAFNWEDPLITQVSLVVAALVTLQITLVIYLFMKLPRCITRLPLLSPLFFFIILTDPFIQQKLWLETFGMDIVMIYSAFLSRSALQLDKKKTRQNVSPSQSQMKKKLQANKKDDRCQDNHLKDSNSLLNASENEFKVDCKISDLNTNGTGLKTWLGLRNRWRNVMNSSQKINLKAYSKEKCINQPNLIDVEHCEEKVCQKNYTSETRQWHETDICPVDNVSVLSVSANVVTLLQENHGGGHHTLKQFFSLKIIWSFLNLVLFQGPFRLVKKLWVIATIPLRSILFFLFLLGLHTTDVIFRFLFFWWLRLPDRREIEHRQIAASQRVSFFKNSMPLLSLKPSCTFKCIEAKSMLATDNEDINGDRAICNKSGCDPPGFSNVHENKNFVFKETNLCSPKTVSSLIKTNLIKMVAPNLTTTKSFVEKNLPEEDTVMVDNVIYDATHEKSIINKEFVSFNSTLEMLEDENHELIENLNETTHKSISQFLNKESPNLLSYRDDDRLSSTLSIIKKALPFCKGIQTSSKNVPLIHPTDQASNDLHAQHPKLDTHSITSSSSNNSLKLCSFSPIQVTHIDNKINDYVTESDSSVGIKALLSESFWSTPQHVEGEHLHVAEEKETSTNFKPAGVLSKILSNYNKNPTLALLKNYF, encoded by the exons ATGGACAATCTCGGGCAGTACTTTAAAGATGGAATCAAAAAGGTTTCAGAAG CGGCCATGGACGCTGTCGTAACATCTATAGTTGCAAATCAAGAGCAACATATACATCATCTTCAAGATATACAACAG TGGGGAATCATAAAACTTATTCAACGATGGACAACAAGTAAATACTTACATCAACGGCCTAGTGTTATTCCATTTCAAGGGTtctcattaataaatttagtatataaaaaacaattaaacgatTCCCCACCTGACCATATTGACAAAAATGGGGATGCTTCTGCAAAGCGTTCATTGTATGATCAAATCTTTTCTACTTTGTTCGCGAAACAATTAACGTTACAAGCACCGCTTTTTTCACGTTCAATAGGAATAATAACCCTGAACGTAAAGGATTGCTATTTTTTACTATTGCACAATCCTTTAAATGCTCGTTTAAATGTAATGAAAACATTTCAGTGGAGAATTCTAGCGACATATGGTGATCAACAAAAAGAAACCATTTCAGCACGCATGGTCCAGAAGTCGCACcaggaaattatttcttcattaatgGTACCTTCTAATTCAGAATCACTAAATTTTGCATTACACGAACAAACttataatacaatatgttGGAATCATGTTATCGAGTTTCataatattaaagatttaTGGAGTGATATCTGTTTGAGTCTTATGTGGCGACAAACAGTAGAAAACGATAAGGAGGACTCAAGaaacaattcttttacttCAGAAGAAGGTTTTTCTAGTGACGCGTGTGATCCAAATTTTAAATCTAGCAAAAAAATCAAGGAAGCTTCTGGCGCAACGTACTCTTCTGAGAACTCCCAAA CTACGAGTCAATTAAAAAAGGACACTTTAACGAAGGATTCGTTGACATTGTTAGAAGACACTAATCCgtcaaaaaaaagaaaggcgGGGACAGAATGGACTTTATACGGTCGCGTTATTATTCCTTTATCGTCTTTATTGTGTGACGAccattcattttcttctgcTAACACAAACGTTGACATTAACGAACATCAGGAGTGTATGAATCagagtaaattgaaaaaggatGATAATAATGTTAGTCCATATAACGAAGATCTTTTTAAAGTAGAATTAAAGGATCGTCACACGGTCTCTTCACATAGTAATGGACTGTGCGGGTGGTGTTGTTCAAGCAATTTGCTTTTAAATCTTTATCCGCAtactaaaaaagaattgaagtATTATAGGCCAATGCCCGGTTATACAGCTTTAGGAATGCAAAATCCTCAATTCACCCTTGGAATTTTAAGtttaaacattcaatttcaatcgaaCATGTCTAAGAGAAAAGCTTTACTTTTAAGTATGCTTAATGCTCCGAATTCACGATGGATTAATTCGTATTCTTTTGAACCTCAG tacTTGGAAGCTTATGGACAGCGCGCTAAGCATTGCATAAGGTCGTTTCCTCGATgggtttccaaatttttacatttattttctattgggGAGAAGCCAAAGCGAAATTTTTTTGATACATGTTTGGTTGCGTTTTTTTGGATTCAGATTCTGGGAGGCGTACTCTGTCtaccattttgttttataccGCTTTGTTTTCTTGGCATTTTGCTGTGTGTTTCACTCTCGTATCGATTCGGAAATCATTCCACAGTACCTTGCtctttttcgttaatttataaggataattgtttacataaatGTGATAACTTTCGAAAGTGTCCTAGTACAATACAAAATATGCGCCATTGTTgccatgaaaataattgtgatAGTCTACTAGA TCGTAAGAAACGTTCTGACAATTTGGAGAAAAAAGACAGGCTTAAAACTTAtgaaactaaaaaagaaatgttag ACGGTATAGTTTTGTGTAAGAGTCATGACGATTTTTTAAACGCCGAGGAAATTATATTG AACAAATGCAATGAAAGTCATAATG GTTTAACGGAGAGAGATCATACACAAAGTCACTTTGAAGAACACTTCCATAGCCATAACGCAGGAATGTCTgaaaatagtacaattaaTGATTCTTGTATTAAACCTAATGGTGAACGGATAGATGTGGATTTGGCGGATAGAACGCATTCAATCAAAGGGAACAATTCCTTCCAATTTCATCAAG AAAATGCGACATCAGCTAAGAGTTCTACTGAAGAGTCTTGTGAACAAGTACACAAAAAGTATGATAGCCGTTTTCCTAAAAACATCTCTGTAATGGAATCGCCAATTGGTACTTTTGTGTCGAGTGTCTGTGACTCGACAAGCTATTGTCCCCGGTATCCTATTTTTTCGGATGACGTCGAAAATCAGAATGTTCATCATCTTTTGGATGAAGGCTTAGATCTTTTGGATGCTGTACAG CGGGTGGCTGGCGTCGGCAGTTCTATTATagagaaattaaagtttgcCTTTAATTGGGAAGATCCCTTAATCACACAAGTTTCTTTGGTTGTTGCAGCCTTGGTTACCTTACAAATAACATTAGTGATTTACCTTTTCATGAAACTTCCGCGTTGCATAACACGTCTCCCGCTTCTTTCAccattattctttttcattattttaacagatccttttattcaacaaaaattatggTTGGAAACGTTTGGAATGGATATTGTCATGATTTATTCAGCCTTTCTTTCTCGAAGCGCATTACAACttgataagaaaaaaactCGACAAAACGTATCACCAAGCCAATCtcaaatgaagaaaaaattacaagcaaataaaaaagatgATAGATGTCAAGACAACCAtttaaaagattcaaataGTCTACTTAATGCTtccgaaaatgaatttaaagtcGACTGTAAAATAAGTGATTTAAATACCAATGGGACGGGTTTAAAAACATGGTTGGGTCTACGTAATCGTTGGAGAAACGTAATGAATTCAAGCCAAAAG ataaatttaaaagcttATTCGAAAGAAAAGTGTATCAATCAACCGAATTTGATTGATGTTGAGCATTGCGAAGAAAAAGTATGTCAGAAGAACTATACAAGTGAAACGCGTCAATGGCATGAAACAGATATATGCCCTGTGGACAATGTGTCTGTCTTGTCCGTTTCAGCTAATGTGGTGACGCTTCTTCAAGAAAACCACGGTGGTGGCCATCATACATTAAAACagttttttagtttaaaaatcatttggTCGTTTTTAAATCTAGTTTTGTTTCAAGGCCCATTTAGACtagtaaaaaaattgtgggTGATAGCTACAATTCCTTTGCGTTCTATactctttttcttatttttacttgGATTGCATACAACGGATgtaatttttcgatttttgttcttttggtGGTTGCGACTTCCCGATCGTCGAGAAATTGAACATCGACAAATAGCCGCATCTCAACGagtatctttttttaaaaattccatgcCTCTTTTATCCTTAAAACCTAGTTGTACCTTCAAATGTATTGAAGCAAAATCAATGTTAGCTACGGATAACGAGGACATTAATGGTGATCGTGCAATATGCAACAAGTCGGGGTGTGATCCACCTGGTTTTTCAAACgttcatgaaaataaaaatttcgttttcaaagaaacaaaCCTATGCAGTCCTAAGACAGTTTCCAGTCTGATTAAGACCAATTTAATAAAGATGGTGGCCCCAAATTTGACCACAACCAAAAGTTTTGTAGAGAAAAATCTACCTGAAGAAGATACGGTTATGGTGGATAATGTTATCTATGACGCAACACATGAGAAGTCGATCATCAACaaagaatttgtttcatttaactCGACTTTGGAAATGTTAGAGGATGAGAATCatgaattaatcgaaaatttaaatgaaacaacacataaaagtatttcgcagtttttaaacaaagaatCACCAAATTTGTTATCCTACCGTGACGATGATCGTTTGAGCAGTACGCtcagtattattaaaaaagcttTACCTTTTTGCAAAGGCATCCAAACATCTTCAAAAAATGTACCTCTTATCCATCCAACAGATCAAGCATCCAACGATTTGCATGCACAACATCCTAAATTGGATACTCACAGCATAACATCGTCGtcttcaaataattcattaaaactaTGTAGTTTTTCTCCTATACAA GTCACAcatatcgataataaaataaatgattatgtCACAGAGAGTGATAGTAGTGTAGGTATAAAGGCATTGTTATCAGAGTCTTTTTGGTCAACACCACAGCACGTGGAAGGGGAACATTTGCACGTtgcagaagaaaaagaaacctcaacaaattttaaaccaGCAG GAGTTCTCTCTAAGATTTTGtcaaactataataaaaaccCAACATTAGCTTTAttgaaaaactatttttaa
- the LOC128882954 gene encoding uncharacterized protein LOC128882954 isoform X1 — MDNLGQYFKDGIKKVSEAAMDAVVTSIVANQEQHIHHLQDIQQWGIIKLIQRWTTSKYLHQRPSVIPFQGFSLINLVYKKQLNDSPPDHIDKNGDASAKRSLYDQIFSTLFAKQLTLQAPLFSRSIGIITLNVKDCYFLLLHNPLNARLNVMKTFQWRILATYGDQQKETISARMVQKSHQEIISSLMVPSNSESLNFALHEQTYNTICWNHVIEFHNIKDLWSDICLSLMWRQTVENDKEDSRNNSFTSEEGFSSDACDPNFKSSKKIKEASGATYSSENSQTTSQLKKDTLTKDSLTLLEDTNPSKKRKAGTEWTLYGRVIIPLSSLLCDDHSFSSANTNVDINEHQECMNQSKLKKDDNNVSPYNEDLFKVELKDRHTVSSHSNGLCGWCCSSNLLLNLYPHTKKELKYYRPMPGYTALGMQNPQFTLGILSLNIQFQSNMSKRKALLLSMLNAPNSRWINSYSFEPQYLEAYGQRAKHCIRSFPRWVSKFLHLFSIGEKPKRNFFDTCLVAFFWIQILGGVLCLPFCFIPLCFLGILLCVSLSYRFGNHSTVPCSFSLIYKDNCLHKCDNFRKCPSTIQNMRHCCHENNCDSLLDRKKRSDNLEKKDRLKTYETKKEMLDGIVLCKSHDDFLNAEEIILNKCNESHNGRLHAGEKVLASLNNADFEPDIKGLTERDHTQSHFEEHFHSHNAGMSENSTINDSCIKPNGERIDVDLADRTHSIKGNNSFQFHQENATSAKSSTEESCEQVHKKYDSRFPKNISVMESPIGTFVSSVCDSTSYCPRYPIFSDDVENQNVHHLLDEGLDLLDAVQRVAGVGSSIIEKLKFAFNWEDPLITQVSLVVAALVTLQITLVIYLFMKLPRCITRLPLLSPLFFFIILTDPFIQQKLWLETFGMDIVMIYSAFLSRSALQLDKKKTRQNVSPSQSQMKKKLQANKKDDRCQDNHLKDSNSLLNASENEFKVDCKISDLNTNGTGLKTWLGLRNRWRNVMNSSQKINLKAYSKEKCINQPNLIDVEHCEEKVCQKNYTSETRQWHETDICPVDNVSVLSVSANVVTLLQENHGGGHHTLKQFFSLKIIWSFLNLVLFQGPFRLVKKLWVIATIPLRSILFFLFLLGLHTTDVIFRFLFFWWLRLPDRREIEHRQIAASQRVSFFKNSMPLLSLKPSCTFKCIEAKSMLATDNEDINGDRAICNKSGCDPPGFSNVHENKNFVFKETNLCSPKTVSSLIKTNLIKMVAPNLTTTKSFVEKNLPEEDTVMVDNVIYDATHEKSIINKEFVSFNSTLEMLEDENHELIENLNETTHKSISQFLNKESPNLLSYRDDDRLSSTLSIIKKALPFCKGIQTSSKNVPLIHPTDQASNDLHAQHPKLDTHSITSSSSNNSLKLCSFSPIQVTHIDNKINDYVTESDSSVGIKALLSESFWSTPQHVEGEHLHVAEEKETSTNFKPAGVLSKILSNYNKNPTLALLKNYF; from the exons ATGGACAATCTCGGGCAGTACTTTAAAGATGGAATCAAAAAGGTTTCAGAAG CGGCCATGGACGCTGTCGTAACATCTATAGTTGCAAATCAAGAGCAACATATACATCATCTTCAAGATATACAACAG TGGGGAATCATAAAACTTATTCAACGATGGACAACAAGTAAATACTTACATCAACGGCCTAGTGTTATTCCATTTCAAGGGTtctcattaataaatttagtatataaaaaacaattaaacgatTCCCCACCTGACCATATTGACAAAAATGGGGATGCTTCTGCAAAGCGTTCATTGTATGATCAAATCTTTTCTACTTTGTTCGCGAAACAATTAACGTTACAAGCACCGCTTTTTTCACGTTCAATAGGAATAATAACCCTGAACGTAAAGGATTGCTATTTTTTACTATTGCACAATCCTTTAAATGCTCGTTTAAATGTAATGAAAACATTTCAGTGGAGAATTCTAGCGACATATGGTGATCAACAAAAAGAAACCATTTCAGCACGCATGGTCCAGAAGTCGCACcaggaaattatttcttcattaatgGTACCTTCTAATTCAGAATCACTAAATTTTGCATTACACGAACAAACttataatacaatatgttGGAATCATGTTATCGAGTTTCataatattaaagatttaTGGAGTGATATCTGTTTGAGTCTTATGTGGCGACAAACAGTAGAAAACGATAAGGAGGACTCAAGaaacaattcttttacttCAGAAGAAGGTTTTTCTAGTGACGCGTGTGATCCAAATTTTAAATCTAGCAAAAAAATCAAGGAAGCTTCTGGCGCAACGTACTCTTCTGAGAACTCCCAAA CTACGAGTCAATTAAAAAAGGACACTTTAACGAAGGATTCGTTGACATTGTTAGAAGACACTAATCCgtcaaaaaaaagaaaggcgGGGACAGAATGGACTTTATACGGTCGCGTTATTATTCCTTTATCGTCTTTATTGTGTGACGAccattcattttcttctgcTAACACAAACGTTGACATTAACGAACATCAGGAGTGTATGAATCagagtaaattgaaaaaggatGATAATAATGTTAGTCCATATAACGAAGATCTTTTTAAAGTAGAATTAAAGGATCGTCACACGGTCTCTTCACATAGTAATGGACTGTGCGGGTGGTGTTGTTCAAGCAATTTGCTTTTAAATCTTTATCCGCAtactaaaaaagaattgaagtATTATAGGCCAATGCCCGGTTATACAGCTTTAGGAATGCAAAATCCTCAATTCACCCTTGGAATTTTAAGtttaaacattcaatttcaatcgaaCATGTCTAAGAGAAAAGCTTTACTTTTAAGTATGCTTAATGCTCCGAATTCACGATGGATTAATTCGTATTCTTTTGAACCTCAG tacTTGGAAGCTTATGGACAGCGCGCTAAGCATTGCATAAGGTCGTTTCCTCGATgggtttccaaatttttacatttattttctattgggGAGAAGCCAAAGCGAAATTTTTTTGATACATGTTTGGTTGCGTTTTTTTGGATTCAGATTCTGGGAGGCGTACTCTGTCtaccattttgttttataccGCTTTGTTTTCTTGGCATTTTGCTGTGTGTTTCACTCTCGTATCGATTCGGAAATCATTCCACAGTACCTTGCtctttttcgttaatttataaggataattgtttacataaatGTGATAACTTTCGAAAGTGTCCTAGTACAATACAAAATATGCGCCATTGTTgccatgaaaataattgtgatAGTCTACTAGA TCGTAAGAAACGTTCTGACAATTTGGAGAAAAAAGACAGGCTTAAAACTTAtgaaactaaaaaagaaatgttag ACGGTATAGTTTTGTGTAAGAGTCATGACGATTTTTTAAACGCCGAGGAAATTATATTG AACAAATGCAATGAAAGTCATAATGGTAGGTTGCATGCTGGTGAAAAAGTTCTAGCGTCGCTTAACAATGCTGATTTTGAACCGGACATTAAAGGTTTAACGGAGAGAGATCATACACAAAGTCACTTTGAAGAACACTTCCATAGCCATAACGCAGGAATGTCTgaaaatagtacaattaaTGATTCTTGTATTAAACCTAATGGTGAACGGATAGATGTGGATTTGGCGGATAGAACGCATTCAATCAAAGGGAACAATTCCTTCCAATTTCATCAAG AAAATGCGACATCAGCTAAGAGTTCTACTGAAGAGTCTTGTGAACAAGTACACAAAAAGTATGATAGCCGTTTTCCTAAAAACATCTCTGTAATGGAATCGCCAATTGGTACTTTTGTGTCGAGTGTCTGTGACTCGACAAGCTATTGTCCCCGGTATCCTATTTTTTCGGATGACGTCGAAAATCAGAATGTTCATCATCTTTTGGATGAAGGCTTAGATCTTTTGGATGCTGTACAG CGGGTGGCTGGCGTCGGCAGTTCTATTATagagaaattaaagtttgcCTTTAATTGGGAAGATCCCTTAATCACACAAGTTTCTTTGGTTGTTGCAGCCTTGGTTACCTTACAAATAACATTAGTGATTTACCTTTTCATGAAACTTCCGCGTTGCATAACACGTCTCCCGCTTCTTTCAccattattctttttcattattttaacagatccttttattcaacaaaaattatggTTGGAAACGTTTGGAATGGATATTGTCATGATTTATTCAGCCTTTCTTTCTCGAAGCGCATTACAACttgataagaaaaaaactCGACAAAACGTATCACCAAGCCAATCtcaaatgaagaaaaaattacaagcaaataaaaaagatgATAGATGTCAAGACAACCAtttaaaagattcaaataGTCTACTTAATGCTtccgaaaatgaatttaaagtcGACTGTAAAATAAGTGATTTAAATACCAATGGGACGGGTTTAAAAACATGGTTGGGTCTACGTAATCGTTGGAGAAACGTAATGAATTCAAGCCAAAAG ataaatttaaaagcttATTCGAAAGAAAAGTGTATCAATCAACCGAATTTGATTGATGTTGAGCATTGCGAAGAAAAAGTATGTCAGAAGAACTATACAAGTGAAACGCGTCAATGGCATGAAACAGATATATGCCCTGTGGACAATGTGTCTGTCTTGTCCGTTTCAGCTAATGTGGTGACGCTTCTTCAAGAAAACCACGGTGGTGGCCATCATACATTAAAACagttttttagtttaaaaatcatttggTCGTTTTTAAATCTAGTTTTGTTTCAAGGCCCATTTAGACtagtaaaaaaattgtgggTGATAGCTACAATTCCTTTGCGTTCTATactctttttcttatttttacttgGATTGCATACAACGGATgtaatttttcgatttttgttcttttggtGGTTGCGACTTCCCGATCGTCGAGAAATTGAACATCGACAAATAGCCGCATCTCAACGagtatctttttttaaaaattccatgcCTCTTTTATCCTTAAAACCTAGTTGTACCTTCAAATGTATTGAAGCAAAATCAATGTTAGCTACGGATAACGAGGACATTAATGGTGATCGTGCAATATGCAACAAGTCGGGGTGTGATCCACCTGGTTTTTCAAACgttcatgaaaataaaaatttcgttttcaaagaaacaaaCCTATGCAGTCCTAAGACAGTTTCCAGTCTGATTAAGACCAATTTAATAAAGATGGTGGCCCCAAATTTGACCACAACCAAAAGTTTTGTAGAGAAAAATCTACCTGAAGAAGATACGGTTATGGTGGATAATGTTATCTATGACGCAACACATGAGAAGTCGATCATCAACaaagaatttgtttcatttaactCGACTTTGGAAATGTTAGAGGATGAGAATCatgaattaatcgaaaatttaaatgaaacaacacataaaagtatttcgcagtttttaaacaaagaatCACCAAATTTGTTATCCTACCGTGACGATGATCGTTTGAGCAGTACGCtcagtattattaaaaaagcttTACCTTTTTGCAAAGGCATCCAAACATCTTCAAAAAATGTACCTCTTATCCATCCAACAGATCAAGCATCCAACGATTTGCATGCACAACATCCTAAATTGGATACTCACAGCATAACATCGTCGtcttcaaataattcattaaaactaTGTAGTTTTTCTCCTATACAA GTCACAcatatcgataataaaataaatgattatgtCACAGAGAGTGATAGTAGTGTAGGTATAAAGGCATTGTTATCAGAGTCTTTTTGGTCAACACCACAGCACGTGGAAGGGGAACATTTGCACGTtgcagaagaaaaagaaacctcaacaaattttaaaccaGCAG GAGTTCTCTCTAAGATTTTGtcaaactataataaaaaccCAACATTAGCTTTAttgaaaaactatttttaa